In Dermacentor variabilis isolate Ectoservices chromosome 11, ASM5094787v1, whole genome shotgun sequence, one genomic interval encodes:
- the LOC142563947 gene encoding serine protease inhibitor swm-1-like, producing MCKLYCKQPMLLIMVLATVDAQYVEYRFQCNSDEVLLRSYVPRLDRFCKPWLALATELYKHRWCLCKEGYVRNAWGDCISHRECNSCASDRHADFNGCSSACPLVCGKPEPQICTRQCVVGCACAPGYVLDPWGKRPCVPVAGCPPQCPRYSNFQLCTSNCAPTCNGPRQDICAMTCDDGECVCWPGFYKVFWKGEKHCVPPNQCPRTQ from the exons ATGTGCAAGTTGTATTGCAAGCAGCCCATGCTCCTAATAATGGTTCTTGCCACCGTAGACGCACAGTACGTGG AGTACCGCTTTCAATGCAATTCCGACGAAGTACTTCTAAGGAGCTACGTGCCTCGGCTCGACCGCTTCTGCAAGCCTTGGCTCGCGCTGGCCACTGAGCTGTACAAGCATCGCTGGTGCCTCTGCAAAGAAGGTTACGTCCGTAACGCCTGGGGTGACTGCATCTCCCACCGCGAGTGCAACAGCTGTGCGAGCGACCGTCATGCGGACTTCAACGGCTGCTCATCGGCTTGTCCGCTGGTCTGTGGCAAACCCGAACCCCAGATCTGTACGAGGCAGTGCGTGGTTGGCTGCGCCTGCGCACCTGGATACGTACT TGACCCCTGGGGCAAAAGACCGTGCGTTCCCGTAGCCGGATGCCCACCACAGTGCCCGCGGTACTCCAACTTCCAGCTGTGCACGTCCAACTGTGCGCCCACGTGCAATGGACCTCGACAGGACATCTGTGCGATGACTTGCGACGACGGCGAATGCGTATGCTGGCCCGGATTCTACAAAGTGTTCTGGAAGGGTGAGAAGCACTGTGTTCCGCCAAACCAGTGTCCCAGGACGCAATAA
- the LOC142563945 gene encoding uncharacterized protein LOC142563945 codes for MQIQTAALHNLRQEIETAYPRPRAFQKYIPKMYREVFALLLVGIAIVGVQSQGRKRKCRANEEFVKGYWPRHDVFCKPWLALPTELNKIHWCVCKEGYVRNAWGSCVKLSECFSCSHQPNQDFDLCVSACPIVCGKPVPKECELKCTAGCACAPGYVRHPSHTSVCVPAIQCPPQCPRFSTFETCSPVCEQTCDRPKPRECRTKCHNGNCVCWPKFVKAVWKGEEYCVPPFQCPVEE; via the exons ATGCAAATACAGACTGCAGCTTTGCACAACTTGCGGCAGGAAATCGAGACTGCTTATCCTCGACCTCGTGCCTTCCAGAAATATATTCCTAAAATGTACAGGGAAGTGTTCGCGCTCCTGCTCGTGGGCATTGCCATTGTAGGCGTGCAGTCACAGG GACGCAAACGAAAGTGCAGAGCAAATGAAGAATTCGTGAAGGGATACTGGCCCCGGCACGACGTGTTTTGCAAGCCCTGGCTCGCGCTGCCCACCGAGTTGAACAAAATACACTGGTGTGTCTGCAAAGAAGGTTACGTTCGCAATGCTTGGGGAAGCTGCGTCAAGCTGAGCGAGTGCTTCAGCTGCTCCCACCAACCTAACCAGGACTTCGACCTCTGCGTTTCTGCGTGTCCCATCGTCTGCGGCAAACCAGTGCCGAAGGAGTGCGAGTTGAAATGCACCGCAGGATGTGCCTGTGCCCCGGGTTACGTTCG TCACCCCTCCCACACCAGCGTATGCGTGCCAGCCATCCAGTGTCCACCGCAGTGTCCGCGCTTCTCGACTTTCGAGACGTGCTCGCCGGTCTGCGAGCAAACGTGCGACCGGCCCAAACCACGCGAGTGCCGCACGAAGTGCCACAACGGCAACTGCGTCTGCTGGCCCAAGTTTGTCAAGGCGGTATGGAAAGGCGAGGAGTACTGCGTGCCTCCGTTCCAATGTCCAGTCGAGGAATGA
- the LOC142563948 gene encoding mucin-5AC-like — MQTPGLRLLLIGVVFLGLELANGQNKCSYLEVPVRGYAPQRDRFCKPWLTLPAKLYERRWCLCKAGYIRNAWEQCIEERQCGSCWHRDNMDFNQCSFACPVVCGKRVPTICTDQCVVGCACPPGFVLDPFGQKTCVPASGCVPRCPRNSRFQICASTCAPTCLGPRPSGCKIRCHEGECVCLPGFYKTYSEGKEICVRLNQCTQRAE, encoded by the exons ATGCAGACGCCAGGACTGAGGCTTCTGCTTATAGGCGTCGTTTTCCTTGGCTTGGAACTTGCAA ATGGCCAAAATAAGTGCAGCTATTTGGAGGTGCCAGTGAGAGGCTACGCCCCTCAGAGGGACCGTTTCTGCAAGCCTTGGCTCACGCTCCCCGCTAAGCTGTATGAGCGACGCTGGTGCCTATGCAAAGCGGGTTACATACGCAACGCCTGGGAACAATGCATCGAGGAAAGGCAATGCGGCAGCTGCTGGCACAGGGATAACATGGACTTCAACCAGTGCTCGTTCGCCTGTCCTGTGGTCTGCGGAAAACGTGTCCCCACGATCTGCACAGATCAATGCGTGGTTGGGTGCGCCTGCCCCCCTGGATTCGTCCT AGACCCCTTCGGGCAGAAGACCTGCGTTCCAGCTAGCGGGTGTGTTCCCCGCTGTCCACGCAATTCTCGCTTCCAGATATGCGCATCAACTTGCGCACCAACGTGCCTTGGCCCTCGACCAAGCGGCTGCAAAATTCGGTGCCATGAAGGTGAATGCGTTTGCTTGCCTGGATTCTACAAGACGTATAGTGAAGGAAAGGAAATCTGCGTACGCTTGAACCAGTGTACGCAGAGAGCAGAATAA
- the LOC142563940 gene encoding zonadhesin-like gives MQLAAFTATCIVALFIYVDQATSTCTRPCTTCTTTCGPLEVPTPAGTRAQDHFCKPSVTCQNEVNRLRVCVCKPGYVRNAWGHCIRKEDCCSCRRAANMDFNHCSSSCPKTCGVPENKDCSRLCVRGCACAPGYWRAYPHGPCVAPNQCPSGAPLPSPITCPGPHQVYTACSSPCPITCANLNNPPRSCPAACGNQHCVCAPGYVALQLSPLSCVRIDECPGRERRCPGRNQKYTTCKSHCPATCAINRTRICLAECAGEGCVCRQGFVILQENPLICVRRKDCPAMGTPNKCPGPGEVFTTCKSRCPPTCWDSEPRSCTADCAGEGCVCREGFVQLQDRPLVCVRRDKCPAPPVTCSGAHQVYTPCKSRCPATCLNGGRSVCSNECAGQGCACRKGYFQLQAEPLVCVTEEVCAIMSQKQCSGENQVFTSCKSACPATCADRGVPRVCGNHCAGQGCVCKEGFVMLQEVPLKCVRRDQCMVAPQQCADESQEYTTCKSRCPETCDEPGPRSCTRDCAGEGCVCKRGFVQLHEHPLICVRRDKCPARQEQCAGANQVYTSCKSSCPETCAEVGPRVCTANCVGQGCVCKEGYVELQANPLICVLREQCPSKPEQCVGANQVYTTCKSRCPRTCSDSGPRVCTRDCAGEGCVCKEGYVQLQENPLICVRSEQCPARPKQCTGANQVYTTCRSRCPATCTDKAPRECGDGCAGQGCVCKKGYFQLQAKPLICVSHEICDAMAEQWCPGENQVYTSCKSSCPATCSDEESALCTNKCAGKGCVCKKGFVQLQAEPLVCVRRDNCPANPKHCAGANQVYTPCKSQCPATCSDYGPRECDRECAGKGCVCKEGFVELQRRPLICVRRDQCPARPERCPGPNQVFTLCKSKCPENCSDKGPRVCSADCAGQGCVCRQGYVQLKAEPLVCVRRAECPEKPKQCKRANQEYTSCRPGCPATCSGKGPNTCSTECDGEGCACKKGFLQLQRRPLICVTEEICAVMAQQWCPGEHQVYTPCKSLCPETCADDDTPECADECGGQGCVCEEGYVQLQAQPLICVRRKECPARQKKCKRANQVYTTCRSRCPPTCSDKVPQACGADCAGDGCVCKPGYFRLQKKPLLCVTEETCDSSYQVCNGTNQMFSLCKSLCPETCSDDGPRYCSSKCGGHGCVCKDGYVQLKAEPLTCVRREQCPFKPKVCPVSNQVYTTCKSRCPATCTNKEPGACTYECAGEGCVCKRGYVMLRETPLHCVRATECPATPERCPGVNQVYSNCKSPCPLTCWDSKARACPATCAGVGCECKKGTVMLREKPLTCVKPRQCFDIANAANPELIATLSEAITNSSVGPGGLLFPEGPERPAQPNLPTTTASVGPGGMAFPGEPAEQPPPPALPPLPALPKPPPSQLPGVPEGPTVPATPTLPSRPSHPEGPAILPSIPPSAPVRPEAPAVSSQPIVPTPSMQPSVPAYTAPMVPAQPGYPSAGGFPVLGPSGIPGAPVYPGATMISGHAGYPVVGTPMVPGATVQEPAVKALRKPIY, from the coding sequence GGCCTATCCGCACGGACCGTGCGTCGCCCCCAACCAGTGCCCCAGCGGTGCTCCACTCCCAAGTCCAATCACATGCCCCGGTCCCCACCAAGTGTACACAGCCTGTTCGTCACCGTGTCCCATTACTTGTGCTAACCTCAACAACCCGCCTAGGAGCTGTCCAGCCGCCTGCGGAAACCAGCACTGCGTTTGCGCACCTGGATATGTTGCTCTACAGCTCAGCCCACTCTCATGCGTTCGTATAGACGAGTGTCCCGGCCGTGAACGGCGATGTCCTGGCCGCAACCAGAAGTACACAACTTGTAAGTCCCACTGTCCCGCTACTTGTGCTATCAACCGTACCCGCATCTGCCTTGCAGAATGCGCCGGCGAAGGGTGTGTCTGCAGGCAAGGTTTTGTCATCTTGCAAGAGAATCCACTCATTTGTGTGCGCCGAAAGGACTGCCCAGCCATGGGCACTCCAAACAAGTGCCCCGGCCCCGGAGAGGTATTTACGACTTGCAAATCACGCTGCCCACCCACCTGCTGGGACAGTGAACCTAGAAGCTGCACTGCTGACTGTGCCGGCGAAGGGTGCGTGTGTCGGGAAGGTTTCGTGCAGCTGCAAGATAGACCCTTGGTCTGCGTTCGGCGCGACAAATGCCCAGCTCCGCCAGTCACATGTTCCGGCGCACATCAGGTGTACACCCCCTGTAAGTCGCGCTGCCCTGCCACGTGCTTGAACGGTGGACGTAGTGTATGTAGCAATGAATGTGCAGGCCAAGGATGCGCGTGCAGGAAAGGTTATTTCCAGCTACAAGCGGAACCACTTGTGTGCGTCACAGAGGAAGTGTGCGCCATCATGTCCCAGAAACAGTGTTCAGGAGAGAACCAGGTGTTCACGTCTTGCAAATCGGCTTGCCCTGCTACTTGCGCTGACCGAGGCGTTCCTCGTGTCTGCGGCAATCATTGCGCAGGCCAAGGATGTGTCTGCAAGGAAGGATTCGTTATGCTACAAGAGGTGCCTCTGAAATGCGTCCGCCGCGATCAGTGCATGGTCGCGCCACAACAGTGTGCAGATGAAAGCCAGGAGTACACGACTTGCAAATCGCGGTGTCCTGAAACGTGCGATGAACCTGGCCCCCGCTCGTGCACCAGGGATTGCGCAGGCGAAGGGTGTGTCTGCAAGCGAGGGTTTGTCCAGCTACACGAACACCCGCTTATATGCGTCCGCCGCGACAAGTGCCCAGCGAGGCAAGAGCAGTGCGCAGGCGCCAACCAGGTATACACGTCTTGCAAATCTAGCTGCCCTGAAACTTGCGCAGAAGTTGGTCCCCGTGTGTGTACTGCCAACTGTGTTGGCCAGGGATGCGTCTGCAAGGAAGGTTATGTCGAGCTACAAGCCAACCCACTTATTTGCGTTCTCCGCGAACAATGCCCGTCCAAGCCAGagcaatgtgtgggtgctaaccAGGTGTACACAACTTGCAAATCGCGCTGCCCTCGAACATGCTCAGATAGTGGACCACGTGTGTGTACCCGTGACTGCGCAGGTGAAGGATGCGTCTGCAAGGAAGGGTATGTTCAACTACAGGAGAATCCGCTTATTTGCGTTCGCTCGGAACAGTGCCCGGCCAGACCAAAACAGTGCACAGGTGCTAACCAGGTGTACACGACGTGCAGGTCACGCTGTCCCGCCACATGTACGGACAAGGCTCCTCGTGAATGCGGTGACGGCTGCGCCGGCCAAGGGTGCGTCTGCAAAAAAGGTTATTTCCAGCTACAAGCCAAGCCGCTTATCTGCGTCAGTCACGAAATTTGCGATGCTATGGCCGAGCAGTGGTGTCCCGGTGAGAACCAGGTATACACTTCATGCAAATCGAGCTGCCCTGCCACGTGTTCTGATGAGGAAAGTGCCTTGTGCACTAACAAATGTGCAGGTAAAGGATGTGTGTGCAAAAAAGGTTTCGTGCAATTACAAGCAGAGCCGCTGGTCTGCGTCCGGCGGGACAATTGCCCTGCAAACCCGAAGCACTGTGCAGGAGCAAACCAGGTGTACACGCCTTGCAAGTCGCAGTGTCCTGCTACTTGCTCAGATTACGGTCCTCGCGAGTGCGACCGTGAATGCGCGGGGAAAGGATGCGTCTGCAAAGAAGGATTCGTCGAACTGCAACGCAGACCACTGATTTGCGTGCGCCGCGACCAATGCCCCGCCAGACCTGAACGTTGTCCAGGTCCAAACCAAGTGTTCACCTTATGCAAGTCTAAGTGTCCTGAAAATTGTTCAGACAAGGGTCCTCGCGTCTGCAGTGCTGACTGTGCTGGCCAAGGATGCGTTTGCCGGCAAGGCTACGTGCAGTTAAAGGCTGAGCCATTGGTCTGTGTGCGGCGAGCCGAGTGCCCGGAGAAGCCAAAGCAGTGTAAACGCGCCAACCAAGAGTACACGTCGTGTAGACCGGGCTGCCCGGCCACTTGCTCAGGTAAAGGTCCCAACACTTGCAGTACAGAGTGCGATGGTGAAGGATGCGCTTGCAAGAAAGGCTTCTTGCAGCTACAAAGAAGGCCCCTTATATGCGTGACGGAAGAAATATGTGCCGTCATGGCGCAGCAGTGGTGTCCTGGTGAACATCAGGTGTACACGCCTTGCAAATCGCTCTGTCCTGAGACTTGTGCGGACGATGATACTCCCGAGTGCGCTGATGAGTGCGGAGGCCAAGGGTGTGTCTGCGAGGAAGGTTACGTCCAGTTACAAGCGCAACCGCTCATCTGCGTCCGCAGGAAGGAATGCCCGGCCCGGCAAAAGAAGTgcaagcgagccaatcaggtgtACACGACTTGCCGATCCCGGTGTCCTCCCACATGTTCCGATAAAGTACCCCAGGCTTGTGGGGCTGACTGCGCAGGCGACGGATGCGTTTGCAAACCAGGCTATTTCCGGCTGCAAAAGAAACCGCTTCTGTGTGTTACTGAAGAAACTTGCGATAGCTCCTACCAGGTGTGCAATGGTACGAACCAGATGTTCTCGCTTTGCAAATCCCTCTGTCCTGAAACGTGCTCAGACGACGGTCCTCGCTATTGCAGCAGTAAATGTGGGGGCCATGGATGTGTGTGCAAGGATGGATACGTACAATTGAAGGCGGAGCCACTGACTTGCGTTCGCCGAGAGCAATGCCCGTTTAAGCCAAAGGTCTGCCCAGTTTCCAACCAGGTGTACACCACCTGTAAATCGCGCTGCCCGGCCACTTGCACGAACAAGGAACCTGGTGCGTGCACGTACGAGTGTGCCGGAGAAGGATGTGTCTGTAAGAGAGGTTATGTCATGCTGCGAGAGACACCCCTTCACTGCGTCCGCGCCACTGAATGTCCGGCCACGCCCGAACGTTGCCCTGGTGTTAACCAAGTCTACTCAAATTGCAAGTCTCCGTGCCCTCTTACTTGCTGGGATTCGAAAGCTCGCGCCTGTCCAGCAACATGCGCCGGCGTAGGCTGCGAATGCAAGAAGGGAACTGTAATGCTGCGGGAGAAACCACTCACGTGCGTCAAGCCGCGACAATGCTTTGACATTGCCAACGCCGCTAATCCGGAGCTGATTGCAACACTGTCAGAGGCGATTACAAATTCGAGCGTGGGGCCAGGTGGGCTACTTTTTCCCGAGGGCCCCGAAAGGCCCGCACAACCAAACTTGCCAACTACGACTGCAAGCGTGGGTCCGGGTGGCATGGCGTTTCCAGGAGAGCCAGCCGAGCAGCCGCCTCCACCGGCCTTGCCGCCTCTGCCTGCGTTACCAAAGCCACCCCCAAGTCAATTGCCTGGTGTTCCAGAAGGTCCGACAGTTCCCGCTACGCCGACTCTGCCAAGCCGGCCTTCACACCCCGAAGGTCCTGCGATACTACCAAGTATCCCACCAAGTGCACCTGTAAGACCAGAAGCACCCGCAGTTTCATCTCAACCAATTGTGCCAACACCAAGCATGCAACCAAGCGTCCCGGCGTATACAGCACCAATGGTGCCGGCTCAACCAGGATACCCTTCGGCGGGTGGGTTCCCAGTCTTAGGACCAAGTGGTATACCAGGTGCACCAGTATATCCAGGAGCCACCATGATTTCCGGTCATGCAGGCTACCCAGTGGTTGGGACGCCAATGGTACCGGGTGCCACAGTTCAAGAACCCGCTGTGAAGGCTTTGAGGAAACCTATCTACTGA